In one window of Vanrija pseudolonga chromosome 5, complete sequence DNA:
- the IRL1 gene encoding Isoflavone reductase IRL1: MPSRTVALLGATGTLGSNLLTQLAAAHAAGKLRLVVLHRASSDTSSVPAGVEKRVLDPAAASEADVHAALKGVEVLVVSTPGTAAGEPFLRALASLTPALTAYIPSWFTANWTAEEEVDPAKQYIVSKAALRRKAEDLGLPVTTIRNGLFEDSFFGGFGVNAVDNKLTLYGDALSAKFSFSSLPYIGAAVAQIVTLPKLESKYTVVEAEFTGAQLAAALEKKHGKAPTVSKFTDEDVAAAVAKGPGPGLGAGWRTHWGKGHWTSPNRFDPEGVAPRTVEQGIELAIEQNLGAGAAW, encoded by the exons atGCCATCCCGCACAGTCGCTCTACTCGGCGCAACCGGCACCCTCGGCTCCAACCTCCTCacgcagctcgcggccgcgcacgcggcgggcaagcttcgcctcgtcgtcctccaccGTGCGAGCTCGGACACGAGCTCTGTACctgccggcgtcgagaagCGAGTGCTCGACCCggctgcggcgagcgaggcggacgtGCATGCCGCTCTGAAGGGAGTCGAGGTGCTCGT CGTCTCGACCcccggcacggcggccggcgagccCTTCCTCCGCGCCCTGGCTAGCCTCACGCCCGCACTCACGGCCTACATCCCCTCGTGGTTCACTGCCAACTggacggccgaggaggaggtcgacccGGCCAAGCAGTACATTGTCTCCAAGGCGGCCTTGcggcgcaaggccgaggacctgGGACTGCCAGTCACGACCATCCGCAACGGCCTGTTCGAGGACTCGTTCTTTGGCGGGTTCGGCgtcaacgccgtcgacaacAAGCTCACGCTGTACGGCGATGCCTTGAGCGCCAAgttctccttctcgtcgctgccgtacatcggcgcggcggtcgcgcagATCGTCACCCTGCCCAAGCTCGAGAGCAAGTAcactgtcgtcgaggcggagtTTACTGgcgcgcagctggccgccgcgctcgagaagaagCACGGCAAGGCGCCGACAGTGAGCAAGTTtaccgacgaggacgtggccGCTGCGGTCGCCAAGGGACCTGGGccgggcctcggcgccggctggAGGACGCACTGGGGCAAGGGACACTGGACGTCGCCTAACCGGTTCGACCCCGAGGGCGTGGCCCCGCGTACTGTCGAGCAGGGCATCGAGCTGGCTATCGAGCAGAACTTgggcgcaggcgcggcgtggtAG
- the MACF1 gene encoding Microtubule-actin cross-linking factor 1, isoforms 1/2/3/5, which yields MLSLTTLLAASALAVPALAHMEMQYPAPFLSKYNPNTQPANIDWSMTNPLAADGSNYPCKGYNHVLGTPEGAVTATFAQGHAYNFTIVGTAFHGGGSCQASLSYDGGKTFTVVQSIIGNCPVFGSGNFDFTVPADAPTGDAVFAWTWFNNIGNREMYMNCAAVTITGGASRKRRIGEYAEPALKRDVAYGDGTVAKRATPFSARPANFIANVGNGCSTLQNKDVLFPNPGPDVLMNSDNTAAVVGVCQPIGGAPSSAPSSSSAAPTSSSTTSSAAPTTTTSSAEPTTTVEATTIAPTSSAASSSESHSSSSTEASHSASSEAPSSSASSSQAEPSSSSSHSEPASSTSSPTSSEAPSTTPSPTPSTSPSTTPSPTSTPASSTSAPSSSHSEASSSASSSSSSHASPTSTAPPTTSSPCAFTVQTRGLPGPGKFLVRRRRS from the coding sequence atgTTGTCCCTCACGACGCTGCTggcagcgtcggcgctcgcggtccccgccctcgcccacaTGGAGATGCAGTACCCCGCGCCCTTCCTGTCCAAGTACAACCCGAACACGCAGCCGGCCAACATCGACTGGTCGATGACCaacccgctcgcggccgatGGCTCGAACTACCCGTGCAAGGGGTACAACCATGTGCTCGGCACGCCAGAAGGCGCAGTGACAGCGACGTTTGCCCAGGGCCACGCATACAACTTTACCATTGTCGGCACGGCGTtccacggcggcgggtcgTGCCAGGCCTCGCTGAGCtacgacggcggcaagacgTTCACCGTCGTCCAGAGCATCATCGGCAACTGCCCCGTGTTCGGCAGCGGCAACTTTGACTTTACggtgccggccgacgcgccgaccgGCGATGCCGTCTTCGCGTGGACGTGGTTCAACAATATCGGAAACCGCGAGATGTACATGAACTGCGCGGCCGTGACCATTACAGGCGGCGCAAGCCGCAAGCGCCGCATCGGAGAGTATGCCGAGCCGGCGTTGAAGCGCGATGTCGCGTACGGTGATGGTACCGTCGCCAAACGCGCCACGCCCTTCTCCGCCCGCCCGGCAAACTTTATCGCAAATGTCGGCAACGGCTGCAGCACGCTGCAGAACAAGGACGTCCTGTTCCCCAACCCCGGCCCGGATGTGCTCATGAACTCGGACAACActgcggccgtcgtcggtgtATGCCAGCCTattggcggcgcgccgtcgtcggcaccatcgtcgtcgtcagccgCCCCtaccagctcgtcgacgacttcGTCAGCCgctccgacgacgacaacgagcagTGCCGAGCCGACGACCACTGTCGAAGCGACTACGATCGCCCCAACTtcgtccgccgcctccaGCTCCGAGTCGCACTCTTCTTCGTCAACCGAAGCTAGCCACTCAGCTTCATCAGaagcgccgtcgtcgtcggcgtcgagctcgcagGCCGAGCCGTCATCATCGAGCTCGCACTCCGAGCCCGcttcgtcgacctcctcgccgacatcgTCAGAGGCGCCTTCaacgacgccctcgccgacaccctcgacctcaccctcgacaaccccctcgccgacctcaacGCCGGCCTCATCAACATCCGCCCCGTCGTCTTCCCACTCTGAGGCGTCTTCCTCtgcctcgtcatcgtcgtcgtctcacGCGagcccgacctcgaccgcgccgccgacaacgagctcgccgtgcgCGTTCACCGTCCAGACCCGCGGCCTCCCCGGCCCAGGCAAGTTCcttgtccgccgccgcaggtCGTAG
- the SH0585 gene encoding putative oxidoreductase: MAAAAKRIAVIWGAGPGTGASIARALAKTHHLVLLSRSLPGSLPLLKLDTKPEDLVAATYDGSAASIAAAIDVGKKKWPGASIDVGIVHASAQMKPGSFLDHSAEDFATSLSAVAGAWDFSQALIRDFLANEHFPKGTLLFSSATGAWRGGARFSVVSPAVFARRSLSQSLSREFAPQGIHVANVIIDGVIDIPRVRERWGEQKEEGTRLDPEDIAQVYVDLINQKPTAWTQELDVRPWKEKW; this comes from the exons CCGCGCCCTAGCAAAGACGCACCACCTCGTGCTCCTCAGCCGCTCCCTCCCCggctccctccccctcctcaagctcgacacgaagcccgaggacctcgtggcggcgacatacgacggcagcgcggcgtcgatcGCTGCGGCCATTGACGTGGGCAAGAAGAAGTGGCCTGGCGCGAGCATCGACGTCGGCATCGTGCATGCCTCTGCGCAGATGAAGCCTGGGAGCTTTTTGGACCACTCTGCCGAGGACTTtgcgacgagcttgagcgcTGT CGCCGGCGCATGGGACTTCTCGCAGGCCCTCATCCGCGACttcctcgccaacgagcaCTTCCCCAAGGGAACGCTCCTgttctcctcggcgaccggcgcatggcgcggcggcgcgcgcttcAGCGTTGTTAGTCCGGCAGTCtttgcgcgccgctcgctctcgCAGAGCTTGTCGCGCGAGTTTGCCCCGCAGGGCATCCACGTCGCCAACGTCATTATCGACGGCGTGATTGATATCCcccgcgtgcgcgagcgctgGGGCGAGcagaaggaggagggcacgcgtctcgaccccgaggacatTGCCCAGGTCTACGTCGATCTGATCAACCAGAAGCCCACGGCGTGGACGCAGGAGCTCGACGTGCG CCCGTGGAAGGAGAAGTGGTAG
- the MTH_1421 gene encoding putative protein, which produces MAQTCNATCSSACTDPTATSCRSAAPATTDAGDVPRGPIALPSHPYFLVPGRAAAPLLYSDTPISFWGGINSHTGQVIDVTHPLRGKRLEGSVLAIPRGRGSCSGSLVLLELVIKGVAPAALLLEEPDQILALGAIVAEAIFGLRVPVAVLGERFATLPRTGDVEIDDNRLVIKSGGGGSSPRRIVIPLGQPTDGVKLSPADEAMLAGSHGEGVAQAMAINKAIAALYGAESFIDITQVHLDGVFYTGPAALLFVQHFEKIGARVAVPTTLNAVSVDLRHWRALGIDTTLGEEGTKLADAYISMGGDAASMTCAPYLLPSAPGVGEQVAWGESNAVLFCNSILGARTQKYPDLLDLCIALTGRAPLAGAHIEANRAPTLALRVTPAVRDVDDQLLWPLVGYHLGKSAGTRVPIVYGLDGRSPRTSDLKAFAAAFGTTSSSPMFHIEGVTPEAPVGRFPPPSDTREITVDDLRDAWRTLNTGADGPTPISVVALGNPHFALDEFEQLAELVKGRKGTARVTITAGRAIVEQAKDAGYLAPLDDFGVEIVYDMCWCMAPHAGESRMVTAEDKFLVTSSGKYAHYGPGILGRPVLLANLAACVDAAVSGTIDVRPPAWLGGAEVEVAQ; this is translated from the coding sequence atgGCACAGACCTGCAACGcgacctgctcctcggcctgcaccGACCCCACGGCCACCTCGTGTCGCAGCGCCGCCCCGGCAACCACGGACGCGGGCGACGTGCCCCGCGGGCCCATCGCGCTCCCCTCCCATCCCTACTTCCTCGTGCccgggcgcgcggccgcgccaCTCCTGTACTCGGACACCCCGATCAGTTTCTGGGGCGGCATCAACTCGCACACGGGGCAGGTGATCGACGTGACCCACCCGCTCCGGGGCAAGAGGCTAGAGGGCAGCGTGCTCGCCATcccgcgcgggcgcggctCCTGCTCTGgctccctcgtcctcctcgagctaGTGATCAAGGGCGTCGcacccgccgcgctgctgctcgaaGAGCCCGACCAGATcctcgcgctgggcgcgattgtcgccgaggccatctTCGGGCTGCGCGTGCCCGTAGCCGTTCTGGGGGAACGCTTCGCGACGCTCCCGCGCacgggcgacgtcgagatcgacgacaaccgcctcgtcatcaagtctggcggcggaggctCCAGCCCCCGACGCATAGTCATCCCGCTTGGCCAGCCGACGGACGGCGTCAAGCTCTCCcctgccgacgaggcgatgcTCGCCGGCTCGcatggcgagggcgtcgcgcAGGCCATGGCGATCAACAAGGCCATCGCGGCGCTgtacggcgccgagtcgttCATCGACATCACGCAGGtgcacctcgacggcgtgttcTACACTGGGCCAGCGGCGCTGCTGTTCGTGCAACACTTTGAGAAGattggcgcgcgcgtcgcggtccCGACGACGCTCAACGCCGTCAGCGTCGACCTGCGCCActggcgcgcgctgggcatCGACACGACCTtaggcgaggagggcacgAAACTCGCCGACGCGTACATCTCCATGGGCGGCGACGCAGCCAGCATGACGTGCGCGCCGTACCTCCTACCTTCTGCccctggcgtcggcgagcaagTCGCGTGGGGCGAGTCGAACGCGGTCCTCTTCTGCAACAGCATCCTTGGCGCCCGCACCCAGAAGTACCCCGACCTCCTGGACCTGTGTATCGCGCTGACAGGGCGCGCGCCCCTCGCTGGCGCGCACATCGAGGCGaaccgcgcgccgacgctcgcgctccgcgtcACCCCCGCTGTTagggacgtcgacgaccagctcCTCTGGCCGCTGGTAGGCTACCACCTCGGCAAGTcggccggcacgcgcgtgcCGATCGTGtacggcctcgacgggcgGAGCCCGCGCACGTCGGACCTCAAGGCGTTTGCCGCGGCGTTCggcacgacgtcgtcctcgcccatgTTCCACATCGAGGGCGTGACGCCTGAAGCGCCTGTGGGCCGGTTCCCCCCGCCGAGCGACACGCGCGAGATCACCGTCGATgacctgcgcgacgcgtgGCGCACGCTCAACACCGGCGCTGACGGCCCTACGCCCatcagcgtcgtcgcgctcggcaaccCCCACtttgcgctcgacgagttcgagcagctcgccgagctggtgaAGGGCCGCAAGGGCACAGCACGCGTTACTATCACTGCTGGCCGCGCGATCGTCGAGCAGGCAAAGGACGCAGGGTATCTCGCGCCGCTGGACGACTTTGGCGTCGAGATCGTCTACGACATGTGCTGGTGCATGGCGCCGCATGCTGGCGAGTCGCGCATGGTCACGGCCGAGGACAAGTTCCTCGTCACCAGCTCGGGCAAGTACGCGCACTACGGCCCAGGTATCCTCGGCCGGCCGGTGCTGCTTGCCAACCTCGCGGCGTgtgtcgacgcggccgttTCGGGCACGATCGACGTCCGCCCGCCGGCGTGGCttggcggggccgaggtcgaggtcgcgcagtAA
- the ECI2 gene encoding Enoyl-CoA delta isomerase 2, mitochondrial, which translates to MAAARLPKFTEVLATVHRSGVLELRLNTPENLNSMTVKKYRDLVDGLHFARDDKDISAVVLTANGRFFSSGAVLAGPDRLAPNSPGLLGAKEYISTLIDFPKLIATALQGPAFGIAVTTLPYFDLVYAAPEATFTTPFSRIGVNLEACSSVTFPPIFGPSMTTRLLQLSQTISPKELEYTGLFREILPKEGIQEAVVEKVAQQIEGLSRQSFAVSKSLLRSPEVRAHLHSVNDREISVISKTMETDEHKEYLQKFFDAQKAKSKKAKEAKL; encoded by the exons ATGGCAGCCGCCCGTCTCCCGAAATTCACAGAGGTCCTCGCGACCGTCCACCGCtccggcgtcctcgagctgcggCTCAACACGCCCGAGAACCTCAACAGCATGACGGTGAAGAAGT accgcgacctcgtcgacggcctccacttcgcccgcgacgacaaggacatCTCGGCCGTCGTGCTCACCGCCAACGGGCGCTTCTTTTCCTctggcgccgtgctcgccggcccGGACCGCCTGGCACCCAACTCGcccggcctgctcggcgccaaggagtACATCTCGACGCTGATTGATTTCCCCAAGCTCATTGCGACGGCCCTTCAAG GCCCCGCGTTCGGCATCGCCGTCACCACCCTCCCCTACTTTGACCTCGTGTACGCTGCGCCCGAGGCGACCTTCACGACGCCGTTCTCGCGCAtcggcgtcaacctcgaAGCCTGCTCGTCGGTCACCTTCCCGCCCATCTTCGGCCCGTCAATGACCACCCGTCTACTGCAGCTCTCGCAGACCATCAGCcccaaggagctcgagtaCACTGGCCTGTTCCGCGAGATCCTGCCCAAGGAGGGCATCCAGGAGGCAGTTGTTGAAAAGGTCGCGCAGCAGATCGAAGGCCTCTCGCGCCAGTCGTTCGCGGTCTCCAAGAGCCTGCTCCGCTCGCCCGAGGTCCGCGCACACCTGCACTCGGTTAACGACAGGGAGATTTCCGTGATCAGCAAGACGATGGAGACGGACGAGCACAAAGAGTATCTCCAGAAGTTCTTTGACGCGCAGAAGGCCAAGTCGAAGAAGGCAAAGGAGGCAAAGTTGTAA